A genomic segment from Nicotiana tabacum cultivar K326 chromosome 9, ASM71507v2, whole genome shotgun sequence encodes:
- the LOC142163879 gene encoding uncharacterized protein LOC142163879 gives MQCVKELCKKFTKIEFKHIFKIRNEFADAFATMIQHTDKNYIDPIEIEIMDQQHAYCYHVDKEPDGKPLYHDIKRFLETRKYPENATKVQKRALKRLTNYLFLNREVLYMTLDLGLLRCVDAVEATRLLEEIHAGTFRSHMNGFTLAKKILRAGYFFMTMESDRIRYVQKCHQCQIQRDLIWVPPNELNVMGLA, from the coding sequence ATGCAATGTGTAAAGgagctatgcaagaagttcacaaagatCGAGTTTAAGCACATTTTCAAGATTCGGAACGAGTTTGCCGACGCTTTCGCAACCATGATCCAACATACAGATAAGAACTACATCGACCCCATCGAGATAGAGATCATGGATCAACAACATGCATACTGTTATCATGTAGACAAAGAGCCAGATGGTAAGCCATTGTACCACGATATCAAAAGGTTTCTTGAAACGAGAAAGTATCCAGAGAACGCCACCAAGGTTCAGAAGCGAGCACTCAAAAGGCTAACAAATTACCTTTTCCTTAACAGGGAAGTCCTGTATATGACCCTAGATTTGGGTCTGTTAAGATGTGTAGATGCCGTTGAAGCAACTAGACTGCTAGAAGAAATACATGCAGGGACATTCAGATCCCACATGAACGGCTTCACCTTAGCCAAGAAGATTTTAAGAGCTGGATATTTTTTCATGACAATGGAAAGCGATAGGATCCGCTATGTgcagaagtgtcaccagtgccagatCCAAAGGGATCTCATCTGGGTTCCACCCAATGAGCTAAACGTAATGGGTTTGGCTTAG